One genomic window of Moorella glycerini includes the following:
- a CDS encoding ISLre2 family transposase: MVNGNTSTATIFSLLDGIENFNTLEEVILQIARRLLVAVLEALDDALMPAKPKRYRIAGFRYRTITCLYGDITFKRRLYVKATRKKKRGEGRFLLDEALNLRQGKRLTGRLLKLAVSLATRLPFRQAAEIMAEAGMGQLSHMTIHSEVKRNGLEQKGLQEALRNKLFVSGEEPQGKKKKVPALFIEADGIMIPLQRSKQERIEVKVGIVYEGWIEKGNARHLKNPRVVMGIYEDGEQFWEALTTEIARYYEIDEKTIYVVNGDGASWIQKTAKEQLPGAIVQLDRYHLHRDIRQAYGNETARGLMEILAKGQEQVFLDTMEALIEEAPNRKNKQQRQKVYDYCQRYRDNLLDYRLRLPRQLEGLKLYGMGVAETTVDKKIAIRMKKRGMSWSEAGATAMVALLMLKANGELAAWLEKKMPQVEKNPVKVIKEKKIVKEDVEAWLRKRVPALVGPEAGTDWVKYTLRQLTRISGAIF, translated from the coding sequence ATGGTAAACGGTAATACCAGTACCGCTACCATCTTTAGTTTATTAGATGGTATCGAGAATTTCAACACTCTAGAAGAAGTTATCCTGCAAATAGCCAGGCGATTATTGGTAGCCGTACTGGAAGCCCTGGATGATGCCCTTATGCCAGCAAAACCCAAGAGATATAGGATAGCTGGCTTCCGCTACCGCACAATCACCTGCCTGTACGGGGATATAACCTTTAAGCGCCGACTATATGTCAAAGCGACGCGCAAAAAGAAAAGAGGCGAGGGAAGGTTTCTGTTAGACGAAGCCCTGAACTTACGCCAAGGAAAGCGCCTGACAGGAAGACTGCTCAAATTAGCCGTATCGCTGGCAACCCGGTTACCCTTCAGGCAGGCAGCGGAAATAATGGCCGAAGCAGGGATGGGCCAATTAAGCCATATGACCATCCATAGCGAAGTAAAACGAAATGGACTGGAACAAAAAGGACTGCAAGAAGCCCTGCGCAACAAGCTATTCGTGAGCGGGGAAGAGCCCCAAGGCAAAAAGAAAAAAGTACCGGCACTATTTATCGAAGCCGATGGCATAATGATTCCCCTGCAAAGGAGCAAGCAAGAGCGGATAGAAGTAAAAGTAGGAATAGTATACGAAGGGTGGATAGAAAAAGGGAATGCCCGGCATCTCAAGAACCCGCGGGTAGTAATGGGCATCTATGAAGATGGAGAACAATTTTGGGAAGCCCTCACCACGGAAATAGCCAGGTACTACGAGATAGACGAAAAAACAATATATGTGGTCAATGGCGACGGAGCCAGCTGGATCCAGAAGACAGCCAAAGAACAGTTACCAGGAGCCATTGTACAATTGGACCGCTACCACCTCCACCGGGATATAAGGCAGGCTTATGGGAACGAAACAGCGCGAGGATTAATGGAGATTTTAGCCAAAGGTCAAGAGCAGGTCTTTTTGGACACCATGGAAGCACTCATAGAAGAAGCACCGAACCGCAAAAACAAGCAACAACGCCAAAAAGTATATGACTACTGTCAAAGATATCGCGATAACCTGTTAGATTACCGCTTGCGGTTACCACGACAACTGGAAGGGCTAAAGTTATACGGGATGGGCGTAGCCGAAACAACAGTAGACAAAAAAATAGCCATTCGCATGAAAAAGAGGGGAATGAGCTGGAGCGAAGCAGGAGCAACGGCCATGGTAGCATTACTTATGCTCAAAGCCAATGGAGAATTAGCCGCATGGCTAGAAAAGAAGATGCCACAAGTAGAAAAGAATCCCGTTAAAGTAATAAAAGAAAAGAAGATAGTTAAAGAAGACGTAGAAGCATGGTTAAGGAAGAGAGTACCAGCCCTTGTTGGCCCTGAGGCGGGAACAGATTGGGTTAAATATACCTTGAGGCAACTAACAAGAATTAGTGGAGCTATATTCTAA
- the gltX gene encoding glutamate--tRNA ligase, with protein sequence MSTVRVRFAPSPTGSLHIGGARTALFNWLFARHHGGAFVLRIDDTDTERSTDISYREILAAMRWLGLDWDEGPEKSGPYGPYLQSQRLEFYRQAAARLLNEGKAYLCYCTVEELAARRKIAQAEGRPPMYDRRCRYLTPEDRTRLEKEGRQPVIRLAVPDQGTTTVKDIVRGDVSFDNDTIDDFIIVKSNGMPTYNFATVVDDHLMQISHIIRAEEHLSNTPKQILVYQALGYELPAFAHVPMILAPDRSKLSKRHGATSVEEYRDEGYLPEAIINYLALLGWSPEGEEEIIPLEEIINSFSLERVSKNAAIYDTKKLTWINGHYLREGDLDRITRLAVPFLQAKGLLPDPLPEQDYDHVRAIIAAVRDRVKTLAEVADAASYFFSEVTSYEEKGVRKYFNKPGAAALLDEAREELAALPQFTAAAAEEAYRTLAERKGISTGQLFHPTRLAVTGRTMGPGLFEILELLGRETVLERLSRASRWIRENLA encoded by the coding sequence TTGTCCACGGTTCGTGTCCGTTTTGCCCCCAGCCCTACCGGCAGCTTACATATCGGCGGGGCCCGTACAGCTTTGTTTAACTGGCTCTTTGCCCGGCACCATGGAGGTGCCTTTGTCCTGCGTATTGACGATACCGATACCGAACGTTCGACGGATATTTCCTACCGGGAAATCCTGGCCGCCATGCGCTGGCTGGGCCTTGATTGGGACGAAGGACCGGAAAAGAGCGGCCCTTATGGACCATATCTCCAGTCCCAGCGCCTGGAGTTTTACCGCCAGGCGGCAGCCCGGCTGTTAAATGAAGGTAAAGCCTACCTCTGCTACTGTACCGTGGAAGAACTGGCCGCCCGGCGTAAGATTGCCCAGGCCGAAGGTCGCCCCCCCATGTACGACCGCCGCTGCCGTTATCTTACGCCGGAAGATCGTACCCGCCTGGAAAAGGAGGGGCGGCAGCCGGTTATCCGGCTGGCAGTTCCCGACCAGGGTACAACGACCGTAAAGGATATTGTTCGCGGTGATGTCTCCTTTGATAATGATACCATCGATGATTTTATCATTGTTAAATCCAATGGCATGCCAACCTATAATTTTGCCACCGTGGTTGACGATCACTTAATGCAGATCAGTCATATCATCCGGGCCGAGGAGCACCTCTCCAATACTCCTAAACAGATCCTGGTTTACCAGGCCCTGGGGTATGAGTTACCGGCCTTTGCCCATGTGCCCATGATCCTGGCCCCCGACCGCAGCAAGTTAAGTAAACGCCATGGTGCTACTTCGGTAGAAGAATACCGGGATGAAGGTTACCTGCCGGAAGCCATTATCAATTACCTGGCCCTCCTGGGGTGGTCACCTGAAGGGGAGGAAGAAATTATACCTTTGGAGGAGATAATTAACAGTTTTTCCCTGGAGCGAGTTTCTAAAAATGCCGCTATTTACGACACCAAAAAGCTAACCTGGATTAATGGCCACTACCTGCGGGAGGGTGACCTCGACCGGATCACCCGCCTGGCCGTGCCCTTTTTACAGGCTAAAGGGCTCCTGCCCGACCCGTTACCGGAGCAGGACTATGACCATGTCCGGGCCATCATTGCTGCCGTCCGCGACCGGGTCAAGACCCTGGCCGAAGTGGCCGATGCCGCCAGCTATTTCTTTAGCGAGGTAACCTCCTATGAGGAAAAGGGTGTCCGCAAGTACTTCAACAAACCCGGGGCCGCCGCCCTGCTGGATGAAGCCAGGGAAGAGCTGGCAGCTTTACCCCAATTTACTGCCGCGGCAGCTGAAGAGGCCTACCGGACCCTGGCTGAAAGGAAAGGGATAAGTACGGGGCAGCTTTTTCATCCCACCCGCCTGGCAGTCACCGGCCGCACCATGGGCCCCGGCCTCTTTGAGATCCTGGAACTCCTGGGTAGGGAAACCGTCCTTGAGCGCCTGTCCCGGGCCTCCAGGTGGATCCGGGAAAACCTGGCTTAG
- a CDS encoding glycosyltransferase family 4 protein, whose protein sequence is MHIGIFTDSYLPYTSGVVRSIVTFTNELRNLGHRVSIFAPSYGKCRPEKDIYRFRSLKAPTFKEFALAIPVAPALPRALRELRIDLIHVHSPFLMGQLGARMARQLGLPLVATYHTLYEEYVHYFPLAPRLMRKAVRHYTVSFCNRCQLVITPTEVITAYLQENGVKVPVVSIPTGIELDRFQNLDPTWLRRYLQLPPEEVMLLHVGRLGKEKNITFILQAFALVHQQVPHTRLVLVGSGPLKETLQSQARSLGINQAVTFAGSFPFEQMPAVYAGADLFIFASVTETQGLVIAEAKAAGLPVVAVKAYGVEEMVVNGKDGFLTPLDINAFSVCVLQLVKDLSLRRRLGEQARHNAAGLAAAAMARRLEAQYQVLLR, encoded by the coding sequence TTGCATATTGGCATTTTCACTGACAGCTATTTACCATATACCAGCGGGGTAGTCAGATCCATTGTCACCTTTACTAATGAACTGCGTAACCTGGGTCACCGGGTATCTATTTTTGCTCCCAGTTATGGTAAATGCCGGCCCGAAAAAGACATCTACCGTTTCCGTTCGCTAAAGGCACCTACCTTTAAAGAATTTGCCCTGGCCATCCCGGTGGCGCCGGCTTTGCCCAGGGCCTTGCGGGAGTTAAGGATTGACCTCATCCATGTACATTCCCCTTTTTTAATGGGGCAGCTGGGGGCACGGATGGCCAGGCAGCTGGGGTTACCGCTGGTGGCCACTTATCACACCCTTTATGAAGAATATGTGCACTATTTTCCCCTGGCACCCAGGCTGATGCGCAAAGCAGTCCGCCATTATACCGTATCTTTTTGTAACCGTTGCCAGCTGGTAATTACACCGACAGAGGTCATTACCGCTTACTTACAGGAAAACGGCGTCAAGGTACCGGTGGTTAGTATCCCCACTGGTATTGAACTGGACCGCTTTCAAAACCTCGATCCCACCTGGTTGCGCCGCTACCTGCAACTACCACCGGAGGAGGTCATGCTCCTCCATGTAGGACGCCTGGGTAAGGAAAAAAACATCACCTTTATCCTGCAGGCCTTTGCTCTTGTACACCAGCAGGTACCGCATACCCGCCTGGTCCTGGTGGGCAGCGGCCCCTTAAAGGAAACCCTGCAAAGCCAGGCCCGTTCTTTAGGAATCAACCAGGCCGTTACCTTTGCCGGGTCTTTTCCCTTTGAACAAATGCCGGCCGTCTATGCGGGGGCCGACTTGTTTATTTTTGCTTCCGTCACCGAAACCCAGGGACTGGTAATCGCGGAAGCCAAGGCTGCCGGCCTGCCGGTAGTTGCCGTCAAGGCCTACGGTGTCGAGGAAATGGTTGTCAATGGAAAAGATGGTTTTTTAACCCCACTAGATATAAATGCCTTCAGCGTTTGTGTGTTGCAATTAGTTAAGGATTTAAGCCTCAGGCGGCGGCTGGGTGAACAGGCCCGTCATAATGCTGCCGGCCTTGCGGCAGCGGCCATGGCCCGCCGCCTGGAAGCCCAGTATCAAGTGTTATTAAGATAG
- a CDS encoding CBS domain-containing protein, translated as MILARDIMTTDVVVVHPDDRVGDVVQLFVQEGVTSAVVIDKEGKIKGIITDGDIMAAVRQRRPVFVDLFNSLFVLEDNNDLTTKVQFLTPRPVKDIMTRRVIAVGEDASIAEIAGLMTDHKIKQVPVVREGQLIGLVRRHDIVQAVARNAT; from the coding sequence GTGATCCTGGCCAGGGATATTATGACTACCGATGTGGTTGTCGTCCACCCGGATGATAGGGTTGGTGATGTAGTCCAGCTTTTTGTCCAGGAGGGCGTTACCAGCGCTGTTGTTATTGATAAGGAGGGTAAGATCAAGGGCATAATTACCGATGGCGATATCATGGCTGCCGTTCGCCAGCGGCGCCCGGTTTTTGTCGATCTTTTTAATTCGCTCTTTGTCCTGGAAGACAATAATGATTTAACCACTAAGGTCCAATTCCTCACCCCAAGACCTGTTAAAGACATCATGACGCGCAGAGTTATTGCCGTCGGGGAAGACGCCAGTATCGCTGAAATCGCCGGTTTAATGACAGACCATAAAATCAAGCAGGTGCCAGTTGTCCGCGAAGGCCAGCTAATAGGGCTCGTCCGGCGCCACGATATTGTCCAGGCTGTTGCCCGGAATGCCACCTGA
- a CDS encoding HAD family hydrolase encodes MLIYEVPGRRIEIHQVVLDFNGTIACDGQLLPGVAERLQALANRLKVYILTADTFGTAAAACRHLPVVLTKVDSWAGGPDKERIITELGAQHTAAVGNGVNDAQMLGQAALGLLVLGPEGASVQALQQADVVFTSILAALDFLLKPQRVVATLRP; translated from the coding sequence ATGCTAATTTATGAAGTACCCGGGCGCAGGATAGAAATTCACCAGGTAGTCCTGGACTTTAACGGTACCATTGCCTGCGACGGCCAGCTCCTCCCGGGGGTGGCAGAGCGCCTGCAGGCCCTGGCAAACAGGCTTAAGGTTTATATCCTGACGGCCGATACCTTCGGTACAGCTGCCGCTGCCTGCCGGCACCTGCCGGTGGTTTTAACTAAAGTCGACAGCTGGGCCGGCGGGCCGGATAAGGAACGGATAATTACCGAGCTGGGAGCCCAACATACAGCCGCTGTTGGCAACGGGGTCAATGATGCGCAGATGCTCGGCCAGGCCGCCCTGGGTTTGCTGGTTCTAGGACCAGAAGGAGCCTCCGTCCAGGCCCTGCAACAGGCGGACGTGGTTTTTACCAGTATCCTGGCCGCCCTTGATTTCCTCTTAAAACCCCAGCGGGTAGTAGCTACCCTGCGACCGTAG
- a CDS encoding CBS and ACT domain-containing protein codes for MFVRDHMSPNPITVTRETSVLDALELMKKHKIRRLPVVQDGRLVGLVTERDILRVSPSPASTLSAFEVNYLVAKMTVKDAMIKRPITVPPDMTIEEAALLMREHKIDNLLVMEKEKLVGIITQTDLFEALIKLFGLRRPGVRVTLEVEDRIGVLANIARRVADAGINIINVANRHKDDVHTYVVLRLATGDVSALLPALEAEGYRVIHVSSYNG; via the coding sequence ATGTTTGTCCGCGACCATATGAGCCCCAATCCCATTACAGTTACCAGGGAGACTTCCGTCCTGGATGCCCTCGAGCTAATGAAGAAGCATAAAATCCGGCGCTTACCTGTGGTCCAGGATGGACGGCTGGTAGGGTTGGTTACTGAACGGGATATCTTAAGGGTTTCTCCTTCCCCGGCTTCAACCCTCAGCGCCTTTGAAGTCAATTACCTGGTAGCCAAGATGACGGTTAAAGATGCCATGATTAAACGCCCCATTACCGTTCCTCCAGATATGACCATTGAAGAAGCGGCCCTTTTGATGCGGGAGCATAAAATTGACAACCTCCTGGTCATGGAAAAGGAAAAGCTCGTCGGTATTATTACCCAGACCGACCTCTTTGAGGCTTTGATTAAACTCTTTGGCCTGCGGCGCCCGGGTGTGAGGGTTACCCTGGAAGTAGAAGACCGCATCGGCGTCCTGGCTAACATTGCCCGGCGGGTAGCAGACGCCGGCATCAATATTATTAACGTTGCCAACCGCCATAAAGACGATGTCCATACCTATGTCGTCCTGCGGCTGGCAACAGGTGATGTCAGCGCTCTCCTCCCCGCCCTGGAAGCAGAAGGCTACCGGGTAATTCACGTAAGTTCTTATAACGGCTAA
- a CDS encoding LAGLIDADG family homing endonuclease: protein MKLTDNARLIIEKRYLKKENGVPVETPEEMFHRVARAVAGAEKIFNPAWTEEQLEDISLRFYQLMTSWDFLPNSPTLMNAGRELGQLSACFVLPVEDSMEAIFTAVKDAALIHKSGGGTGFSFSRLRPKNSPVRSTGGVASGPVSFMKVFNAATEAIKQGGTRRGANMGILRVDHPDILEFISCKENNNELTNFNISVGLTKEFMEALARDDYYELKFGGKVYQKLKAQQVFEEIVNHAWANGEPGIIFLDRLNEDNPTPELGDIEATNPCVTGDTWVTTSEGPRQVWELLGRPFTAVVNGRPYATGKEGFFKTATKPVVSLRTREGYSVRLTADHRVLRMVDRTRYRIASEWVPVKELKPGDQILLHNHRPLAGWPGELTEGEGYLLGLLVGDGVLKKDSAILSVWAREKAVGDLQAEDGTASVMKLALSYAGALPHRSDFTGWMAVKGRDEFRLKSASLKMLAGRMGMGPGVKTVTPAIERASSDGYRGFLRGLFDCDASVQGSQQKGVSIRLAQSNLDLLRTVQRMLLRLGIASTIYAERRPAGSRPLPDGKGGTREYEIKAQHELVISGDNLAFFAGRIGFGDVDKARKLNSLLASYRRGMNRERFTATVLAIEDDGVEDVYDVQVPGINAFDANGIYAHNCGEQPLLPYEACNLGSLNLANMVREGGVDWDKLAETVYWSVRFLDNVIEINEFPLEKIKAMVMGNRKIGLGVMGWADMLFLLRIPYDTEEAVELGRRVMAFIQKEARQASRRLAEERGSFPNIDRSIYRGQELRNATCTTIAPTGTISMIAGTSSGIEPVFALAYTKNVLDGESLIEVNPVFRAYIEENFAPDEARLIFQQIAAGTSIHDIKQIPPDMRRVFVTALEIAPEWHIRMQAAFQASTDNAVSKTVNFPPGATREDVRRVYELAYQLGCKGVTVYRSGSREQEVLVSGTKNTAVKTPSGQKTHPRPRPKRTCGVTEQVKTGCGKMYITVNYDQEGLIETFITTGSSGGCSGFTEGVSRLISLALRANIAPEAIIDQLTSVSCPNFLRRRATDKSIVGKSCPDIIGRVLAQELKNWHDHGSYQLPSDFSARALAEISATIENQPAGFQPLSPAAEAELIQKGICPECGSNLHFQEGCVTCSCGFSKCG, encoded by the coding sequence ATGAAATTAACAGACAATGCCCGCTTGATTATCGAAAAACGTTACTTGAAGAAAGAAAATGGTGTCCCGGTGGAAACACCGGAGGAGATGTTCCACCGGGTGGCCAGGGCCGTAGCCGGGGCGGAAAAAATTTTCAACCCCGCCTGGACAGAAGAGCAGCTAGAAGACATAAGCCTGCGCTTTTACCAGCTCATGACCAGCTGGGACTTTTTACCCAACAGCCCCACCCTGATGAACGCCGGCCGGGAGCTGGGCCAGCTGTCGGCCTGCTTTGTCCTGCCGGTGGAAGACAGTATGGAGGCCATCTTTACCGCGGTTAAAGACGCGGCCCTGATTCATAAAAGTGGTGGGGGGACAGGCTTTTCCTTTTCCCGCCTGCGGCCGAAAAACAGCCCCGTACGCTCTACCGGCGGGGTAGCCTCCGGCCCCGTATCCTTTATGAAGGTTTTCAATGCCGCCACCGAGGCCATCAAGCAGGGAGGGACCAGGCGGGGGGCCAATATGGGGATTTTACGGGTGGATCACCCTGATATCCTGGAATTTATCAGCTGCAAGGAAAATAACAATGAATTGACCAACTTCAACATCTCCGTGGGCCTGACAAAGGAATTCATGGAAGCCCTGGCCCGGGACGATTACTATGAGCTAAAATTTGGCGGCAAAGTATACCAGAAGCTGAAAGCGCAGCAGGTATTCGAGGAAATCGTAAACCATGCCTGGGCCAACGGCGAGCCGGGCATCATCTTCCTGGACCGTTTAAATGAAGATAATCCCACCCCTGAACTGGGAGACATCGAGGCCACCAACCCTTGCGTGACCGGCGATACCTGGGTGACTACAAGTGAAGGCCCGCGCCAGGTATGGGAACTGTTGGGCCGCCCCTTTACAGCAGTAGTCAACGGCCGGCCCTACGCCACAGGTAAAGAAGGCTTCTTCAAGACGGCGACAAAGCCGGTCGTCAGCCTGCGCACCCGGGAAGGATACAGTGTCCGGCTCACCGCTGACCACCGGGTGCTGCGCATGGTTGACCGGACGCGCTACCGTATTGCTTCCGAATGGGTCCCGGTCAAAGAGCTGAAGCCCGGCGACCAGATTCTCCTGCATAATCACCGCCCCCTGGCAGGGTGGCCTGGCGAACTGACGGAAGGTGAGGGTTACCTCCTTGGTCTCCTGGTCGGTGACGGTGTCCTCAAGAAGGACAGCGCTATTCTTTCCGTCTGGGCCAGGGAGAAGGCAGTTGGCGACCTGCAGGCAGAAGACGGTACAGCCTCAGTCATGAAGCTGGCTTTAAGCTACGCCGGAGCATTACCCCATCGTTCCGACTTTACCGGCTGGATGGCCGTTAAAGGGCGCGACGAATTCCGCCTCAAGTCAGCCAGTCTGAAAATGCTGGCCGGGCGGATGGGTATGGGGCCCGGCGTTAAGACCGTTACCCCGGCAATCGAACGTGCTTCGTCAGACGGCTACCGGGGCTTCCTGCGGGGCCTGTTTGACTGCGATGCCTCGGTCCAGGGGAGCCAGCAAAAGGGCGTTAGCATCCGCCTGGCCCAGAGCAACCTTGATCTCCTGCGCACGGTACAGCGCATGCTCCTTCGCCTGGGCATTGCCAGTACCATTTATGCAGAACGGCGTCCGGCCGGTAGCCGGCCCTTGCCCGATGGTAAAGGAGGTACCCGGGAGTATGAGATCAAGGCCCAGCATGAGCTGGTCATCAGCGGGGATAACCTGGCCTTTTTCGCCGGGCGGATCGGCTTTGGCGATGTCGACAAGGCGAGGAAATTAAATTCACTCCTTGCGTCTTACCGGCGAGGAATGAATCGTGAGCGCTTTACAGCCACGGTCCTTGCCATCGAAGATGACGGGGTCGAAGACGTATATGACGTCCAGGTTCCCGGCATCAACGCCTTCGACGCCAACGGCATCTACGCCCATAACTGCGGGGAACAGCCCCTTTTACCTTATGAAGCCTGTAACCTTGGCTCCCTGAACCTGGCCAATATGGTCCGGGAGGGCGGCGTAGACTGGGACAAGTTAGCGGAAACAGTTTACTGGTCGGTACGCTTCCTGGATAACGTTATTGAGATCAATGAATTCCCCCTGGAAAAGATAAAGGCCATGGTCATGGGTAACCGGAAAATCGGCCTGGGAGTCATGGGCTGGGCCGATATGCTTTTCTTGCTCCGGATTCCTTATGATACAGAAGAAGCAGTGGAGCTGGGCCGCCGGGTGATGGCCTTTATTCAAAAAGAAGCCCGCCAGGCTTCCCGGAGGCTGGCGGAAGAGCGGGGCAGCTTTCCCAATATCGACAGGAGCATTTACCGGGGGCAGGAACTCCGCAATGCCACCTGCACCACCATTGCCCCTACCGGTACCATCAGTATGATTGCCGGTACCAGCTCAGGGATAGAACCGGTTTTCGCCCTGGCCTACACTAAAAACGTCCTGGATGGCGAAAGCCTTATTGAGGTCAACCCTGTTTTCCGGGCCTACATAGAGGAAAATTTTGCGCCGGATGAGGCCAGGTTAATTTTCCAGCAAATTGCCGCCGGGACAAGTATCCATGATATCAAGCAGATCCCGCCGGATATGCGCCGGGTTTTTGTCACGGCCCTGGAAATCGCCCCGGAGTGGCACATCCGCATGCAGGCCGCCTTCCAGGCCAGTACCGATAATGCCGTCTCCAAAACGGTTAACTTCCCGCCCGGTGCCACCAGGGAAGACGTCCGCCGGGTCTATGAACTGGCCTACCAGCTGGGTTGTAAAGGGGTGACAGTCTACCGTTCCGGCAGCCGGGAACAGGAAGTGCTGGTCAGCGGCACCAAAAATACTGCTGTCAAGACGCCCTCCGGCCAGAAAACCCATCCCCGGCCGCGGCCGAAACGTACCTGCGGCGTTACCGAGCAGGTTAAGACGGGTTGCGGTAAAATGTATATCACCGTCAATTATGACCAGGAGGGTTTAATCGAAACCTTTATCACCACCGGCTCTTCCGGTGGCTGCAGCGGATTTACCGAAGGTGTCAGCCGGCTGATTTCCCTGGCCCTGCGGGCCAATATTGCCCCGGAGGCCATTATTGACCAGCTCACCTCGGTAAGCTGCCCCAATTTCTTACGGCGCCGGGCCACCGATAAAAGTATAGTCGGTAAATCCTGCCCGGACATCATCGGCCGCGTCCTGGCCCAGGAGCTGAAAAACTGGCACGACCACGGTTCTTACCAGCTACCATCTGATTTCAGCGCCCGCGCCCTGGCCGAAATTAGCGCTACCATTGAAAACCAGCCGGCCGGTTTCCAGCCTTTGAGCCCGGCTGCCGAAGCCGAACTCATCCAGAAGGGTATCTGCCCGGAGTGCGGTTCCAACCTCCATTTCCAGGAAGGCTGCGTCACCTGCAGCTGCGGCTTCAGTAAATGCGGTTAA
- a CDS encoding two-component system sensor histidine kinase NtrB → MAYSFPEEDREYLTEKLAIVGELAAGMAHEIRNPLTSIRGFLQLLQTKFDPQALEQEYFTIMFDELDRINNIIKEFLSLAKPSQPQLQITPFGQLVAEALLLAEQEAIMHEVKLVQYLAPDLPLLCLDPGQIKQVILNLTSNAIQAAGPGGQVIVTSYLDTTTGQVVTTVEDNGPGIPPEQLKLIFEPFYTTKENGTGLGLTLSNRIVAGHGGKIEVKSKVGEGSCFSIYLPVT, encoded by the coding sequence GTGGCTTATTCTTTTCCTGAAGAGGACCGGGAATATTTAACAGAAAAACTGGCCATTGTCGGTGAACTGGCTGCCGGTATGGCCCACGAAATCCGCAATCCTCTAACTTCCATTCGCGGTTTTTTACAACTCTTACAAACTAAATTTGACCCCCAGGCCCTCGAGCAGGAATATTTCACCATTATGTTTGACGAACTCGATCGCATCAATAATATTATCAAGGAGTTCCTGTCCCTTGCCAAGCCTTCCCAGCCCCAGCTGCAAATAACGCCTTTCGGCCAGCTGGTGGCCGAAGCCCTGCTCCTGGCCGAGCAGGAAGCTATAATGCATGAGGTAAAACTGGTCCAGTACCTGGCACCAGATTTACCCCTTTTATGCCTGGATCCCGGCCAGATTAAACAGGTCATTCTCAACCTGACTTCCAATGCCATCCAGGCGGCCGGTCCAGGAGGCCAGGTAATTGTAACTTCTTACCTGGATACGACTACCGGCCAGGTCGTCACCACCGTTGAAGATAATGGCCCGGGGATTCCCCCGGAACAGCTAAAATTAATCTTCGAGCCCTTTTATACCACCAAGGAAAACGGTACCGGCCTGGGCTTAACCTTGAGCAACCGTATCGTTGCCGGTCATGGTGGTAAAATAGAAGTTAAAAGCAAAGTAGGGGAGGGAAGTTGTTTCAGTATTTACCTGCCTGTAACTTAA